Proteins from a single region of Streptomyces glaucescens:
- a CDS encoding TerD family protein: MTAELVRGQNHPLSQARLEIRISAGTPIVAAATLGDENGKVHGAERVAHPGAPTLPGLEVSRQAAADHRLAVDLNAMPDTVHRVHVLLALPVGTAGGPGRFGAVAAPFVAVTGLDGTEIATFTLTGLAAESAVVALELYRRQDAWKVRAVGQGYAGGLAELLTDQGLPEAPRLATAIDDAVARGVARSVAAPPPRQADGDRTRHTAAPALGPHPDGPPHGTPGPHGATGPLPASPAHPAPADAPGLTQPSAPTTGGPIDYHHPRRRNTAPPPPPPAAPAAAPGGPARPVAGDATGWTMDERLYNQVWGMFEDLARATAAYRSAVDFADSRMEKELEQVLADPRSRIGGQADAAREAARAKHAQLVGQARQALDRDVAQLTAEADVVEPALPPAYARWDNPVWHGYRVPMELPMALRLGDLHLSEAPQLRIPLLVRLPLERGLWIDSGRTGAPAGSFTDAHDMRSLALETAVAHAARLLAVHPAGEYTVYVIDPAGTGARALAPLVQTGALAAPPALGAAGVAEVLAKLTQRVDLVQMAVRGGAADALPPDLDTSQHLLVVNDFPHGFDDRAVTQLRYLADEGPAVGVHLMMVADREDAAGYGPLLDPLWRSLLRLTPVPDDHLADPWVGHAWTYEPALVPQGSQVLQQVLGQVVAARRAWRR, encoded by the coding sequence ATGACGGCCGAGCTGGTGCGGGGACAGAACCACCCGCTCTCCCAGGCCCGTCTGGAGATCAGGATCTCGGCCGGCACGCCGATCGTGGCCGCGGCCACGCTCGGCGACGAGAACGGGAAGGTCCACGGCGCGGAGCGGGTGGCCCACCCGGGCGCCCCCACGCTGCCCGGCCTGGAAGTCTCCCGCCAGGCCGCCGCGGACCACCGGCTCGCGGTGGACCTGAACGCCATGCCGGACACGGTCCACCGGGTCCATGTCCTGCTCGCCCTTCCGGTCGGCACCGCGGGCGGCCCCGGCCGCTTCGGTGCCGTCGCCGCCCCCTTCGTCGCCGTCACCGGCCTCGACGGCACCGAGATCGCCACCTTCACACTCACCGGCCTGGCGGCCGAGTCGGCCGTCGTCGCCCTGGAGCTCTACCGGCGGCAGGACGCCTGGAAGGTCCGCGCGGTCGGCCAGGGATACGCCGGCGGCCTCGCCGAGCTCCTCACCGACCAGGGGCTGCCCGAGGCTCCCCGGCTCGCCACGGCCATCGACGACGCGGTGGCGCGGGGCGTCGCCCGCTCGGTGGCCGCGCCCCCGCCGCGGCAGGCGGACGGCGACCGCACCCGGCACACCGCCGCCCCCGCCCTCGGCCCGCACCCGGACGGACCGCCGCACGGCACGCCGGGCCCCCACGGCGCCACCGGCCCGCTGCCCGCCTCGCCCGCGCACCCCGCCCCGGCGGACGCCCCCGGGCTCACCCAGCCGTCCGCACCCACCACCGGCGGCCCGATCGACTACCACCACCCGCGCCGGCGGAACACCGCCCCGCCCCCGCCCCCGCCGGCCGCGCCTGCGGCCGCACCCGGCGGGCCGGCGCGGCCCGTCGCGGGCGATGCGACCGGCTGGACGATGGACGAGCGGCTCTACAACCAGGTCTGGGGCATGTTCGAGGACCTGGCCCGGGCCACCGCCGCCTACCGCAGCGCCGTCGACTTCGCCGACTCGCGCATGGAGAAGGAACTGGAGCAGGTCCTCGCCGACCCGCGCAGCCGGATCGGCGGCCAGGCCGACGCGGCCCGGGAGGCGGCCCGCGCCAAGCACGCCCAGCTCGTCGGCCAGGCGCGCCAGGCCCTCGACCGGGATGTCGCCCAGCTCACCGCCGAGGCCGACGTCGTCGAGCCGGCCCTGCCCCCGGCGTACGCCCGCTGGGACAACCCCGTCTGGCACGGCTACCGGGTGCCGATGGAGCTGCCGATGGCCCTGCGCCTCGGCGATCTGCATCTGTCCGAGGCCCCCCAGCTGCGCATCCCCCTGCTGGTCAGACTGCCGCTGGAGCGCGGACTGTGGATCGACAGCGGGCGGACGGGCGCACCGGCCGGCTCGTTCACCGACGCGCACGACATGCGCAGCCTGGCGCTGGAGACGGCGGTCGCGCACGCGGCCCGGCTGCTCGCCGTCCACCCGGCGGGCGAATACACCGTGTACGTCATCGATCCCGCCGGCACGGGCGCCCGGGCGCTGGCCCCGCTGGTGCAGACGGGGGCGCTCGCGGCGCCGCCCGCGCTGGGCGCCGCCGGGGTGGCGGAGGTGCTGGCCAAGCTCACCCAGCGCGTCGACCTGGTGCAGATGGCGGTGCGCGGCGGAGCCGCCGACGCGCTGCCGCCGGACCTCGACACCTCCCAGCACCTGCTGGTGGTCAACGACTTCCCGCACGGTTTCGACGACCGGGCCGTGACCCAGCTGCGCTACCTCGCGGACGAGGGCCCCGCCGTCGGAGTCCATCTGATGATGGTCGCCGACCGCGAGGACGCCGCGGGCTACGGCCCGCTGCTCGACCCGCTGTGGCGTTCGCTGCTGCGCCTGACGCCGGTGCCGGACGACCACCTCGCCGACCCGTGGGTCGGGCACGCCTGGACGTACGAGCCGGCGCTGGTGCCGCAGGGGAGCCAGGTGCTCCAGCAGGTGCTCGGCCAGGTGGTGGCGGCCCGCCGCGCCTGGCGCCGCTGA
- a CDS encoding TerD family protein has translation MTVNMTKGQAISLQKNDGGSLTAVRMGLGWQAAPRRGLFGSRTREIDLDASAVLFADKQPVDVVFFRHLVSDDGSVRHTGDNLVGGVGQGGDDEAILVDLQRLPVHIDQIVFTVNSFTGQTFQEVQNAFCRLVDETNGQELARYTLAGGGAYTAQIMAKVHRVGAGWSMTALGTPANGRTFQDLMPSILPLL, from the coding sequence GTGACCGTCAACATGACCAAGGGTCAGGCCATCAGTCTGCAGAAGAACGACGGCGGCAGCCTGACCGCGGTCCGTATGGGTCTCGGCTGGCAGGCGGCCCCGCGGCGCGGCCTGTTCGGCTCGCGCACCCGCGAGATCGACCTCGACGCCTCCGCGGTCCTCTTCGCGGACAAGCAGCCGGTCGACGTCGTCTTCTTCCGCCACCTGGTGAGCGACGACGGCTCGGTGCGCCACACCGGCGACAACCTGGTCGGCGGTGTCGGCCAGGGCGGCGACGACGAGGCGATCCTGGTCGACCTCCAGCGCCTCCCGGTCCACATCGACCAGATCGTCTTCACCGTGAACTCCTTCACGGGCCAGACCTTCCAGGAGGTGCAGAACGCGTTCTGCCGCCTGGTCGACGAGACCAACGGACAGGAGCTGGCCCGCTACACCCTCGCGGGCGGCGGCGCCTACACGGCCCAGATCATGGCGAAGGTGCACCGGGTCGGTGCCGGCTGGTCGATGACCGCCCTCGGCACCCCGGCCAACGGCCGCACCTTCCAGGACCTGATGCCGTCGATCCTGCCGCTGCTCTGA